In Candidatus Binataceae bacterium, the genomic window GGACACGCCGTAGGCGGCGGATGGTCGTTCGCGCTCGCATTCGATTTCGCGATCGCGGTCGAGGAGGCCGAGTTCTGGGTGCCCGAGGTTGACCTCGATGTGCCGTTTCGCGGCCTGCCGGCGATTGTGCTTTCGCATCGCCTTGGCCCGTGGCGCGCCAAAGAGGCAATCCTGATGTGCCGGCATTATAGCGCTTCGGAGCTCCTTCTGATGGGTGTCTTAAACAAAGTGGTTCGGAAGCAAGACCTGATGGCATCGGTGCGCGAGATGGCCGAAACGATGGCCAGGAAGCCAGCCGGTGCGGTTGCTGCCTCGAAACGCGGTATAAACTCGGTGTTTTTTGGCCAGCGCCCATTTTAGCAAGATTCCGCTATGAAGCTGATTTTTTCCTTTTCTACGCCGGGGCGCATATCGCGCAAATCTTAAGTTTTGCTAAGTTCTGACGTGCTACAAGGCGTATTTTCTCGCAGTTGCTAACGCTAGCCAAAGATGGCCAGCGCTGGTTCACGTCAAAGTTTAACATTCCAACTCACGTTTCGTTCCCTTGTGTTTAGCTGGCGGCGATGGTAGTTCAGATTGGGCTAGATAAAGGTCATTTGAAGTAGGCATTCTCGGGCATTGGATTGGCGATGCGACCCCAGAGCCGTGCGGCGCGTGCCGAAACCAAGCACAAAGGGGATGCGCGCGTTAGGGAAACTGAAAGCCAAGATGTTCCGCAATCGAGCCAGAGCCGCGTGCGGACAAGAGCGAATCTTCAAGGAGGATCTTCCAAGATGATTAGGGGCCAGCAAAACAAGTCAGTTCGCTGGATCGCTGGCGCGATGCTCGCGATGGGAATCGCATTCGCGAATGCCAGCAGCGCCAAGGCCGCGCCAATCATAATTCCGGTCACGAAATGCGGAACGACGATCTCGAAAGCAGGGTTTTACCAGGTGACGCAGAACCTGAGCTCGACTCAGGCGCCCGGCAAGGACTGCATCGACATTTCCGCGTCGAACGTGATCCTGGACATCCTCAGCAACGGCGAATCGTTGTGCAGCGGCCGTCTTATCAAAGGAGACAGCACTACGAAGAGCCCAGTCGGCATCCACATCCTGTCGAGCGCCAAGAACGTATTCATCCAAGGGCAGAACTCGAACATCGCTGGCTGGGAAACCGGTATTGAGGACGATGGTTCAAACGCGATAGCTGACGATTTCAACGTGACGAACAACGTCAACGTCGGTCTGCTGTTGAAGGGGGTAACGGGAAGCTCATTCTCGAACTTCTTCTCCGGTATCCTTCAGGATACCAGCGGCGCTGACTGTTTTCCCGTCGGCATCCAAGGCCCCCAGTTCTACGGTGTCGAATTCCAAAACACGACCGGCTCCCAGATTTTCAATGCTATTTCCGCAGGCAATGGGATTTACGGTGTATGGAGTACCGGCTCGAGCAGCAACCGAATCTCGCTGGTGAACTCCGGACCGGCCACCGGCGGCGTTCAGGCCGCGAGCTTCTGGTTCGGCTGCAATAGCAAACCAAATCCAAGCGCGAGCTGCAGCCCGCATGGCAAGAGCAACCTCGTGTACGACGATACCACCACGGTTTTGACCTCGACTGGACAGTTTATTAATGGCGGCGGGCAGTTTGGATTCGTGTTCGAAAAGGGCGAGACCGGTTACATCGTGACCGATAATGCCGCGGCGAATAATTTCATCGACATGTATGCGATCGGCGACTCAACCTGCACTGCGAACAGTTACTTCTTCAACTTCGCAGGCTTCGCGGTTCCGAGCTGTATCAACAAGCAGTAAGGGGATCCAAACACGAAACCATGAGGGCCGGCAGTGCTTGATTCCCGGCTCATATCGCGAGGGGACGGTTCACAAAGAGGAGCATCGAAGATGAACAAACTGCACCAGCTTAACACGGCGATCGCGAGCCGTTCGATCAAGATCGCGATGCTCGCGCTGGGCATCGCAGTCGGAGCAGCGGGCAGCGCCGCGGCCTTGCCCAACCCGCCGATCACGGCATGCGGCCAGACGATTTCGACCTCCGGCTATTATCAGGTAAAAGGCAACCTGACCGCATCGGGCACTTGCATCACGGTTGCAGCGTCAAACGTGACGATCGACATACTCAATACCGCGAGCAGCGATCCTTGCAACAACACTACTATCTCGGGCAGCAAATTGAGTGGATCGGCGGGTATTCACATCGAGCCCAAGGTTAAGAATACGTTCATCCAGGGTGAGAACTCGGTCATCACGAACTTCGACTACGGAATCGAAGACGAGGGCACCAACTCGTCGGGCGATGACATCAACCTGAGCAACAATCTTACCGCGGGCATAGCGTTGTTGGGCACCGGTGGATCGTTCTCCAACTTTTTCTCCGGAGCGTTGCAGCATTCGAGCGGCGGAAATTGTTCGCTTCCGCCACCACAGGAGTTCGGCGTGTATTTAGATGGTGGGAGCGGCTCACAGATCTTCAATGGAATCACTGCCGGAAACGACTACGGTGTCTTTGAATCCGGCTCGACTGGTTCAACTGTCGCGTTGATGCTTAGCGGATCTAACATTGCGGATGGCTATCAGTTCAACGGCGGATCGAAGAATTACATCTATGACGATCTAGCCGGTACCGATTCATTCATCCCGTTGAGCGGAAACGACGGTTTCGGCATCAACATTATTAGCGATACAAATGATCTCATCACCGATAATACCGCGGGTGGCAACACCGACTACGATATCAACGCGGCCGGCGACTCGACTTGCACCAGCAACACTTACTGGTTCAACTTCGCGGACATGCCGAGCACGCCATGTATTAACTCTAAGTAGGCGTCGAACCATAGAAGCAGAACGGCCGGAGCTGATTGCCAGCTCCGGCCGTTTTCATTTAAGCCAGTTGGAGTCTGATGATTTCGTCAGGCGGCGACCTGCGCGTAGCGCCGCACTTCGAGATTGAACATCCGCGCCGCGTTGAGGCCCAGGATCTTCGCCCGCGTCTCCTCGCTGAGCGAGCCCATTTGACGCTCGATTGCCTCGGCGGAATGGGGCCACGATCCTTCATGATGCGGATAGTCGTTGGCCCACAGGAAATTGCCCGTGAGATTGTACTTCTCGGCGAGGTCCAGCCCGGGCTGGTCTTCCTGGAATGACGCGAAGCCGTTGGAGCGGAAA contains:
- a CDS encoding enoyl-CoA hydratase/isomerase family protein, with translation MSENFLFEQDGPIATITFNRPDRRNCLNAEVILEFERLVQNVRDDRTVRVLIVTGAGNTFCAGADTSPLKGVTDPREQRKIFNQTAGGKWPRLIGRVFDVLSNLDQVTIGAINGHAVGGGWSFALAFDFAIAVEEAEFWVPEVDLDVPFRGLPAIVLSHRLGPWRAKEAILMCRHYSASELLLMGVLNKVVRKQDLMASVREMAETMARKPAGAVAASKRGINSVFFGQRPF